In Palaemon carinicauda isolate YSFRI2023 chromosome 28, ASM3689809v2, whole genome shotgun sequence, a single genomic region encodes these proteins:
- the LOC137621992 gene encoding plectin-like produces MPFNLESFAGNPKEELSTLRYATKQDLRDLAAKCNIVVDPAYVKARLLSNILDYLINEEIIADDEVQALRIAAGVLPPVPVDTEVEKIRLQLQLEKVKKETTERELYLEEKRTEAREKERKETTKQELYLEEKRAEAREKEREAEIRHQIKLQELSSGILYLLQERGPHY; encoded by the exons atgccttttaatctagagagctttgctggaaaccccaaagaggaattatctacgctcaggtatgctactaaacaggatctgcgtgacctagcagcgaaatgtaacattgtggttgatcctgcttatgtgaaggctagattactgagtaatattttagattatttaatcaacgaagagattattgcagatgatgaagtacaagcactcagaattgcagcaggagtacttccgcctgttccagtagatacagaagtagagaaaataaggcttcaattgcagttagagaaggtaaagaaggaaacgaccgaacgggagctctaCCTAGAAGAGAAGAGAActgaagcaagagagaaggaaaggAAGGAAACCACCAAACaggagctctatctagaagagaagagagcagaagcgagAGAGAAGGAGCGAGAAGCAGAGATAAGACACCAGATaaaactccaggagctttcttCAG gtatcctgtacttactgcaagaaagagggccacactattga